A stretch of the Alnus glutinosa chromosome 6, dhAlnGlut1.1, whole genome shotgun sequence genome encodes the following:
- the LOC133872080 gene encoding zinc finger protein 2 translates to MEETILQFPSDLCSYLSLSLSLSLSLSLSRTHYSKPPSFHSLYYLWLQGTVNLCILYTLIDPPLFHFNSHRHFLALMDFQPNTSLHLSLPNNQPNLDLLLESSPPYPAAEPRVFSCNYCQRKFYSSQALGGHQNAHKLERTLAKKSRQLSSAVKAHGEQNHQPAGTSHIRRIQPPPAGFEHRGVHAGRFASSTTDHTCYYGRSTENVQEDQFNQLDLSLRL, encoded by the coding sequence ATGGAGGAGACAATCCTTCAATTCCCCTCTGATCTCTGCAGCTAtctgtctctttctctctctctctctctctctctctctctctctcgcactCACTACTCAAAGCCACCATCTTTCCATTCTTTATACTATTTGTGGTTGCAGGGAACAGTGAACCTCTGTATATTATATACTCTCATCGATCCCCCACTCTTTCATTTCAATTCCCATAGACACTTTCTTGCTCTCATGGATTTCCAACCCAATACTTCTCTTCATCTCAGCCTGCCCAACAACCAGCCAAATCTAGATCTCCTCCTCGAGTCGTCACCTCCTTATCCGGCCGCCGAACCGCGGGTATTCTCTTGCAATTACTGCCAAAGGAAGTTTTACAGCTCACAAGCGCTTGGCGGCCACCAAAACGCTCACAAGCTGGAAAGAACATTGGCCAAGAAAAGCAGGCAGCTAAGTTCCGCCGTCAAAGCTCATGGAGAACAAAACCATCAGCCTGCTGGTACGAGTCATATCCGGCGTATTCAGCCACCTCCGGCCGGGTTTGAACACCGCGGAGTACATGCCGGTAGGTTTGCTTCGTCGACTACTGATCATACATGTTATTATGGGAGGAGTACTGAGAATGTCCAAGAAGATCAGTTCAACCAGCTTGATTTGTCTCTAAGGTTATGA
- the LOC133871309 gene encoding CASP-like protein 2C1: MEAGIKEIDVFLRLCAMFFYVLTACLVGFASQSKLVFFTEKKATFRNLDALLILVYVESGAACYNLLQLCKCKIPAWSKRNSKMSYIYVAWGCLLLDQVAAYITFAANLAALEGAVLAVTGAKEFQWMKICNRFTRFCNQIGGALICGFVASLLMVVISSISAFILFRLYSPKRFLLFKGT, encoded by the exons ATGGAGGCCGGGATTAAGGAAATCGATGTTTTTCTCCGGCTTTGTGCGATGTTCTTCTACGTTTTGACAGCTTGTTTAGTAGGCTTTGCTTCTCAATCCAAGCTTGTATTTTTCACCGAGAAAAAAGCTACTTTCAGAAATTTGGATGCTCTCTT GATTTTGGTGTATGTGGAATCTGGAGCTGCTTGCTACAACCTGCTGCAGCTATGCAAGTGTAAAATCCCTGCTTGGTCTAAACGAAACTCGAAAATGTCTTACATATACGTAGCCTGGGGTTGTTTGCTTTTGGATCag GTAGCAGCTTACATCACATTTGCTGCAAACTTGGCAGCACTTGAGGGTGCAGTTCTAGCAGTAACTGGTGCAAAGGAGTTTCAATGGATGAAGATTTGCAACAGATTTACAAGATTTTGCAACCAGATTGGTGGGGCTTTGATCTGTGGCTTTGTGGCATCTCTCCTGATGGTTGTGATATCCTCCATCTCCGCCTTCATTTTGTTTAGGCTCTATTCGCCAAAAAGATTCCTGCTCTTCAAGGGAACATAA